The following coding sequences lie in one Paracholeplasma manati genomic window:
- a CDS encoding DUF5696 domain-containing protein — protein sequence MLKVFKYLIVVVIFSALTITVVNASTQNSAYEIVLSDNFGYIEDLVLQSSRYTQQEQVSPEALQLYRDDYTLSFTEDELAFLGYEEILNDAQLRVYFEQKSFSVVIQNKETGYFWSSRAEFQHIEGTNETPLFRNMMNSGLWIESVRMLTNGGAPININEKSLETESLYRIAGVAYPNDENLIANYPECALGYATSNVCSQVIIPERYNESRVRVDRVSTSADAIVTKVNIFEYGFSFNVELRLENGVFKAKVYSDTIVENDPKFKLTGIYVFPYLGSTRKDTTPGYFVIPDGVGALVRINQMHGDTFQSRYFGSEYGYDSYTTSQLTMPIFGIVHEVGGNGFYAEIVEGAQQGILYADLYGANSRYNYMRTKYSVRELYRRIINAEGGGSLTLLDQLTQYDYATDYHFLGGSDASYVGIAANYREKLRDAGILKDLVEPSANIPIHLNYLMADTENAFIGVRRIRMTRINDVLDMYETLKEAGVTNQMVTLHGWSNDGNGVGLARTKLNESRRQFEKLSDTLAEDGNPVYLNNDYVVASDSRRVNYINDIARNVSRLKMTYSNLSFSGVESNIQVLYPKATAAKLKGDEKFYNNLGYGLETGSVGNMLFSYYDNRVYERGDAMAYYQDALEGYDNLLLSTPNSYLWQYMDGYLDMAVTNGQFNFYTDLAPILPIVLSGSVPVFTPYLNFNALGNERLLMMIDFNINPRYVLTEENTYKMRYTRSSNLYTTAISDYEAEIIDTYQYINDALKHVIGAMIVEREVVALGVVRVTYDNGVSIYVNYSDEIYMNNDVILFGKSYEVVL from the coding sequence GTGCTTAAAGTATTTAAATACCTCATCGTCGTGGTGATATTCAGTGCCTTAACCATCACTGTGGTCAACGCTAGTACCCAGAATAGTGCCTATGAAATTGTCCTTTCGGATAACTTCGGATATATTGAAGATTTGGTTTTACAAAGTTCTCGATATACCCAACAAGAACAAGTATCCCCTGAAGCTTTACAGTTGTATCGTGACGATTATACCCTCTCATTTACTGAAGATGAATTGGCATTTTTAGGGTATGAAGAAATCTTAAACGATGCACAACTCAGGGTTTACTTTGAACAAAAATCATTCTCTGTTGTCATTCAAAACAAAGAAACGGGTTATTTTTGGTCATCTCGTGCGGAATTCCAACACATTGAAGGTACCAATGAAACCCCACTCTTTAGAAACATGATGAACTCAGGCTTATGGATTGAATCGGTTCGTATGCTCACCAATGGTGGCGCACCGATCAATATCAACGAAAAGTCATTGGAAACCGAGTCCTTATACCGTATCGCTGGGGTTGCATATCCAAATGATGAAAACTTAATCGCGAACTACCCAGAATGTGCGCTTGGTTACGCCACATCCAATGTATGTTCACAAGTCATCATTCCCGAACGTTACAATGAAAGTCGTGTCCGTGTTGACCGCGTTTCAACCAGCGCTGATGCGATTGTTACCAAAGTCAATATCTTTGAATATGGTTTCTCATTCAACGTCGAATTGCGTCTTGAAAATGGCGTATTCAAAGCCAAAGTGTACTCTGACACCATTGTTGAAAATGATCCTAAGTTCAAACTTACAGGGATTTATGTATTTCCATATTTAGGCTCAACCAGAAAAGATACCACCCCAGGATATTTTGTCATTCCGGATGGCGTAGGTGCTTTGGTTCGAATCAATCAAATGCATGGGGATACTTTCCAAAGCCGTTATTTTGGTTCAGAATATGGTTATGATTCTTACACGACCAGCCAATTGACCATGCCAATCTTCGGGATTGTCCATGAAGTGGGTGGCAATGGTTTCTACGCTGAAATCGTCGAAGGGGCGCAACAAGGCATCCTTTACGCCGATTTATATGGCGCAAACAGTCGTTACAACTACATGCGTACCAAATACAGTGTGCGCGAATTATACCGCCGCATCATCAATGCAGAAGGTGGTGGCTCACTGACTTTACTTGACCAATTGACACAATACGATTACGCAACCGATTACCATTTCTTAGGAGGTTCGGATGCGTCATATGTTGGGATTGCTGCTAACTATCGTGAGAAATTGCGCGATGCAGGCATCCTTAAAGATTTGGTTGAACCAAGTGCCAACATTCCAATTCACTTAAATTACCTCATGGCAGATACGGAAAATGCTTTTATCGGTGTTCGACGTATCCGTATGACCCGAATCAACGATGTATTAGACATGTATGAAACCTTAAAAGAAGCAGGCGTTACCAATCAAATGGTGACTTTACATGGTTGGAGTAATGATGGCAATGGTGTGGGTCTAGCAAGAACCAAACTCAACGAATCCAGACGTCAATTTGAAAAACTCTCCGATACACTCGCTGAGGATGGCAATCCAGTTTATCTCAATAATGATTATGTGGTTGCATCAGATTCTAGACGTGTCAATTACATCAATGATATCGCTAGAAATGTATCCAGACTTAAAATGACTTATAGCAATCTTTCCTTCTCAGGGGTAGAATCCAACATTCAAGTGTTATACCCTAAAGCCACAGCTGCGAAGCTCAAAGGCGATGAAAAGTTCTATAACAATTTGGGTTATGGTTTAGAAACTGGATCTGTGGGTAATATGTTGTTTAGCTATTATGATAATAGAGTCTACGAACGTGGTGACGCGATGGCTTATTATCAAGATGCGCTTGAAGGCTACGATAACCTATTATTGTCTACACCCAACAGTTACCTATGGCAATATATGGATGGTTATCTAGACATGGCTGTCACCAATGGGCAATTTAATTTCTATACCGATTTAGCACCGATTTTACCGATCGTGTTGTCGGGTAGTGTACCTGTATTTACCCCTTATTTAAACTTTAATGCGCTTGGCAATGAACGTCTGTTGATGATGATCGACTTCAACATCAACCCACGTTATGTCTTGACAGAAGAAAATACATATAAAATGCGTTACACCCGTTCTTCAAATCTATACACCACCGCTATTTCAGATTATGAAGCGGAAATCATCGATACGTATCAATATATCAATGATGCGTTAAAACATGTCATTGGTGCGATGATCGTTGAACGTGAAGTGGTTGCGTTAGGTGTGGTTAGAGTTACTTATGATAACGGTGTATCGATATATGTCAACTATAGCGATGAAATCTACATGAATAATGATGTCATCCTATTTGGTAAATCGTATGAGGTGGTCCTATGA
- a CDS encoding YIP1 family protein translates to MKKVLIAALFLLVCLLPVNVKANNGIPYYTFTYSSTQRRIVPTQDAYLPLSITNEIGGYTLDSPEDLTIDKDNNVYIADTKNGRVIKYNLQTNAATLIGDGFLTSPMGVHVGLDGAVYVVDFSHKKAYKYVYDNANNSYDLTVTYERPVNSPYFAPTDTFEPTKIITDSGNNVYILLAGSINGLAEYKNDGEFFGFFGANRIPNTWDNIIKSLLFDEQQRRDWFKMIPKALNNVAVDQDGLILTITNGQDGYLKLNIANLVFSQSNWGFDNLMDLYVGPNNTIFTINAEGYITEYTQEGQTLFIFAGPDKSSNTKGLFNSPTSIAVDARNNIYALDKSTSSLQIFVPTAFADLVHTAITLYQAGRYSESEEPWKQVLKMNSLFDLANKGIGDAHFAKAEYEQAMHYYAISRHLEGYSNAYWEVRNTALLAAASWLVYVIFALIILSIVNRFLPFMKYIKAPFKKAHVFMKRFKLYNELLFGFHVIRNPNDGYYGIKREGKTSNLSATIYLLTFFLMYIVFIYTTSFLFNDRVVAEINVLQQVITVFVPFFLWVIANYLVCSIRDGEGKLSDVYQASAYALLPMIIALPILAFISHGLTLNEAFIFDFLFNVSIGITVIYLIVMVKEIHFYEMRKTLGNIFITIFTALMILLMVSIVYILLSEILQVFLDIYREVTSRA, encoded by the coding sequence ATGAAAAAGGTCCTGATTGCTGCCCTATTCCTACTCGTTTGTCTCCTCCCAGTCAACGTCAAAGCGAACAATGGTATTCCTTATTACACCTTCACGTACTCTTCGACTCAACGTCGAATCGTACCAACTCAAGATGCGTATTTACCACTATCCATTACCAATGAAATTGGGGGTTATACCCTCGATTCTCCGGAAGATCTCACGATTGATAAAGACAACAACGTGTACATCGCGGATACGAAAAATGGACGTGTCATCAAATACAATTTACAAACCAATGCTGCAACCCTCATTGGCGATGGTTTCTTAACCAGTCCAATGGGTGTCCATGTTGGCTTAGACGGTGCTGTCTATGTGGTCGATTTTTCTCACAAGAAAGCCTATAAATATGTTTATGACAATGCCAATAATTCGTATGATTTAACCGTCACGTATGAACGTCCTGTCAATTCACCTTATTTCGCTCCAACCGATACGTTTGAACCGACAAAAATCATTACCGATTCGGGTAATAACGTCTATATCCTATTGGCTGGTTCCATCAATGGTTTAGCAGAATATAAGAACGATGGGGAATTCTTTGGATTCTTTGGGGCCAACCGTATTCCGAATACTTGGGATAACATCATCAAATCGTTATTGTTCGATGAACAACAACGTCGTGATTGGTTCAAGATGATTCCTAAAGCACTCAATAACGTCGCCGTTGACCAAGATGGTTTGATTTTGACCATCACCAATGGGCAAGACGGTTATTTGAAATTAAACATCGCTAACTTGGTGTTTAGCCAATCCAATTGGGGTTTTGATAACCTCATGGACTTGTATGTGGGTCCAAATAATACAATCTTCACCATCAACGCCGAAGGTTATATTACCGAATATACCCAAGAAGGACAGACCTTATTCATTTTTGCAGGTCCGGATAAGTCTTCCAATACCAAAGGGTTGTTCAACTCACCAACATCGATTGCAGTAGATGCCAGAAACAACATTTACGCCCTCGATAAATCCACATCCTCGTTACAAATTTTCGTGCCAACCGCTTTCGCGGATTTGGTACATACCGCCATCACTTTATATCAAGCAGGTCGTTATAGTGAATCCGAAGAACCTTGGAAACAAGTCCTTAAGATGAATAGCTTATTCGACTTAGCAAATAAAGGCATCGGCGATGCGCATTTCGCGAAAGCAGAATATGAACAAGCGATGCACTATTACGCGATTTCAAGACACTTAGAAGGTTATTCTAATGCGTATTGGGAAGTGCGTAATACCGCGTTACTAGCGGCTGCATCGTGGTTGGTTTATGTCATTTTCGCTTTAATTATTCTATCGATTGTTAACCGTTTCTTGCCATTCATGAAATACATCAAAGCGCCATTTAAAAAAGCACATGTGTTTATGAAGCGTTTCAAATTATACAATGAATTATTGTTTGGATTCCATGTCATTCGAAATCCGAATGATGGGTATTATGGCATCAAACGTGAAGGCAAAACATCGAATTTATCCGCAACCATTTACTTACTCACATTCTTCTTGATGTACATTGTGTTTATCTATACCACATCGTTCTTATTCAATGACCGTGTGGTTGCAGAAATCAATGTCTTACAACAAGTCATCACCGTGTTCGTACCATTCTTCTTGTGGGTCATCGCGAACTACTTGGTATGTAGTATTCGAGATGGTGAAGGTAAATTAAGCGATGTATATCAAGCCAGTGCTTATGCCTTATTACCGATGATCATTGCTTTACCAATCTTAGCGTTCATTTCCCATGGATTAACCTTAAATGAAGCATTCATTTTTGACTTCCTATTCAACGTATCGATTGGCATCACGGTGATTTATCTCATTGTCATGGTCAAAGAAATTCATTTCTATGAGATGAGAAAGACCTTAGGCAATATTTTCATCACCATTTTCACAGCACTCATGATATTATTGATGGTTTCCATCGTTTACATCCTATTGAGTGAAATTTTACAAGTATTCCTAGACATTTACAGGGAGGTGACCTCACGTGCTTAA
- a CDS encoding ABC transporter substrate-binding protein, translating to MKKLFALLVISLFALTLAACNGGGGNTVKYIELTYADWGDPVFNQRMIDKFMEKYPNITVTLRQDITGSGATFTGNLVTAAQAGLLPDVFATDNVPTVVRAGLTLDVADLWDADSDTTMVYEDVAKTAVYNGHRYAVPSFQFLKGIFINLDIFEESGLQSVTGKYRLDADGYPVKDWTHSEFVEIAKAITNYDIQNVENLVIGFDTWYGSPDFQQVWPMMNSTRFGYDTWDGEKFNYTSTEWIDAMRAKVEIDNYELNLGVTSRYPTADWENTPALQTYVIQSGYAAMDIEGSWQFWVIQEAQDQGINMGFWPYPSGSEGLFPPTILDYQAISSQTAHPEEAYLLAKWMTFGQDGWNARLDLYEDDKAAAEAAGQTPKYLDRFPVAAYPGVWERVADLVDGIPGIEYTLDRIENARPDLDKWLAGYKDFWAWVSDTENNPWSWTALQTAGPNSVAAFAEQWNLKANELVQQEIANLGKDE from the coding sequence ATGAAAAAATTATTCGCACTACTCGTTATTTCATTATTTGCATTGACACTCGCCGCTTGTAATGGCGGCGGTGGCAATACTGTTAAATACATTGAACTAACTTACGCTGACTGGGGTGATCCAGTGTTCAATCAACGTATGATTGACAAATTCATGGAAAAATACCCTAACATCACTGTTACATTAAGACAGGACATTACCGGTTCAGGTGCAACCTTTACTGGGAACCTCGTAACAGCAGCACAAGCTGGTCTATTACCTGACGTATTCGCAACCGATAACGTACCAACCGTCGTTAGAGCTGGTTTGACCTTAGACGTTGCTGATTTATGGGACGCTGACTCAGATACCACCATGGTATATGAAGATGTCGCTAAAACTGCGGTTTATAACGGCCACAGATATGCGGTACCTAGTTTCCAATTCTTAAAAGGTATTTTCATTAATTTGGATATTTTTGAAGAATCTGGTCTACAATCCGTTACTGGCAAGTATCGTTTAGACGCTGATGGTTATCCTGTCAAAGACTGGACCCATTCAGAATTCGTTGAAATTGCAAAAGCAATTACCAACTATGATATTCAAAACGTTGAAAACTTAGTCATCGGTTTTGATACATGGTACGGTTCACCAGACTTCCAACAAGTATGGCCAATGATGAACTCCACCCGTTTCGGTTACGATACATGGGATGGCGAAAAGTTCAACTATACCTCCACTGAATGGATTGATGCGATGCGTGCTAAAGTTGAAATCGACAACTACGAACTCAACTTAGGTGTGACTTCACGTTATCCAACTGCTGACTGGGAAAATACCCCTGCACTTCAAACCTATGTCATCCAATCCGGTTATGCCGCAATGGATATCGAAGGTTCATGGCAATTCTGGGTCATCCAAGAAGCACAAGATCAAGGAATCAACATGGGCTTCTGGCCTTATCCATCGGGTTCCGAAGGATTATTCCCACCAACCATTCTTGACTACCAAGCCATTTCTAGCCAAACTGCTCACCCAGAAGAAGCTTATCTACTTGCTAAATGGATGACATTTGGACAAGACGGATGGAACGCTCGTTTAGATTTATATGAAGATGACAAAGCCGCTGCAGAAGCTGCTGGTCAAACCCCTAAATATCTAGACCGCTTCCCAGTAGCTGCTTATCCTGGCGTTTGGGAAAGAGTTGCTGACTTAGTCGACGGTATCCCTGGTATTGAATACACATTGGACAGAATTGAAAATGCACGTCCTGACCTTGACAAATGGTTAGCCGGTTATAAAGATTTCTGGGCATGGGTAAGCGATACTGAAAACAACCCTTGGAGCTGGACTGCATTACAAACTGCTGGTCCTAACTCAGTAGCTGCATTCGCAGAACAATGGAATTTAAAAGCAAATGAATTGGTACAACAAGAAATTGCCAATTTAGGTAAAGACGAATAA
- a CDS encoding carbohydrate ABC transporter permease, with amino-acid sequence MLKRMNHPAWFILPYWILFSLFIIIPVLIAMGLSFTYFNSIQAPRYIGVTNYIELITMDNIFMQNVLPNTVKFALIVGPIGYLLSFLLAWMLAQIPQKPRTVLAIILYSPSLTMGVAMASMWRIIFSGDANGYLNSWLLNWGVILEPIQFLQSPQYLMNIMIIVSLWSSMGVGFLAMLAGVLNIDQTLYEAAYIDGIKNRTQEIFYITIPQMRPQMLFGAVMAVVGTFQAGGIGVALSGSNPTPQYAGQLIVNHIEDFGFIRYAMGYASAISVVLLALVYMLSKVTQKILGERD; translated from the coding sequence ATGCTTAAACGTATGAATCATCCAGCATGGTTTATTCTCCCGTACTGGATCCTATTCTCACTATTTATCATCATCCCAGTATTGATTGCGATGGGGTTATCGTTCACCTACTTTAACTCCATTCAAGCACCACGATACATTGGGGTTACCAACTACATTGAATTGATTACGATGGACAACATCTTCATGCAAAACGTATTGCCAAATACCGTTAAGTTTGCATTGATTGTCGGTCCGATTGGTTATTTACTATCGTTCTTATTGGCATGGATGTTGGCTCAAATTCCACAAAAACCGCGAACGGTTTTGGCCATCATTTTATATTCCCCATCCTTAACCATGGGGGTTGCGATGGCATCCATGTGGCGTATCATTTTCTCAGGAGACGCGAATGGGTATTTGAATAGCTGGCTCTTAAACTGGGGCGTTATTCTCGAACCAATTCAGTTCCTTCAATCCCCACAATACTTGATGAACATCATGATCATAGTCTCTTTATGGAGTAGTATGGGCGTTGGCTTCTTAGCGATGTTGGCCGGGGTGTTAAACATCGACCAAACCTTGTATGAAGCTGCTTATATTGACGGGATTAAAAACAGAACGCAAGAAATTTTTTACATCACCATTCCACAAATGCGACCACAAATGCTATTCGGTGCCGTTATGGCTGTGGTGGGAACCTTCCAAGCCGGGGGCATTGGGGTCGCCTTATCTGGGTCGAACCCAACGCCACAATACGCTGGTCAATTGATCGTAAACCACATTGAGGACTTCGGGTTCATTCGATACGCGATGGGTTATGCATCGGCCATCAGCGTGGTCTTGCTGGCATTGGTCTATATGTTGTCTAAAGTGACACAAAAAATTCTAGGAGAGAGGGATTAA
- a CDS encoding carbohydrate ABC transporter permease — MASFQGTKINPTSFHRSQLTFYAFLIPLSILMLLPILFIINHAFKPISELFAYPPAFFVKNPTVNNFTELARISSASGIPFSRYLINSLLITSIGVFFAITITALSAYGLSKLHFRGKKVLFEINTLALMFVPIAVQIPRYLVIARMGIIDTYLAHILPVVVMPVAMFLIKQFIDQTPNELIESAKIDGASEMQIFYHIIVPIVSPAIATVGILAFQAIWNDTSTSTIFITDESKRTLAFYMMSLTSSVGNNIAGQGMAAAASLIMFVPNLLLFVFLQSKVMNTMAHSGIK; from the coding sequence ATGGCTAGTTTCCAAGGCACAAAAATCAATCCGACGAGCTTCCATCGCAGTCAACTCACCTTTTATGCGTTTTTGATTCCACTATCGATTTTGATGTTATTACCGATTTTATTCATCATCAATCACGCATTCAAACCCATTTCTGAATTATTTGCGTATCCACCAGCATTTTTCGTTAAGAACCCTACAGTAAACAACTTTACGGAATTGGCACGCATATCGAGTGCATCAGGGATTCCATTTTCAAGATACTTAATCAACAGCTTATTGATCACTTCGATTGGTGTATTCTTCGCGATTACCATCACTGCACTCAGTGCATATGGTTTATCTAAATTGCATTTTAGAGGGAAGAAGGTATTGTTTGAAATCAATACGCTCGCACTCATGTTCGTCCCAATCGCAGTCCAAATTCCTAGGTATTTAGTCATTGCGAGAATGGGCATCATTGACACCTATTTGGCACACATTTTGCCAGTCGTCGTCATGCCAGTAGCGATGTTCTTAATCAAACAATTCATCGACCAAACACCGAATGAACTGATCGAATCGGCGAAAATCGATGGCGCATCGGAAATGCAGATTTTCTATCACATCATCGTACCAATCGTTTCACCTGCGATTGCGACAGTAGGTATCTTGGCGTTCCAAGCCATTTGGAACGATACATCGACATCGACCATCTTCATCACAGACGAGTCGAAACGTACACTTGCCTTTTATATGATGAGTTTAACCAGTTCCGTCGGGAACAACATCGCAGGTCAGGGGATGGCTGCTGCAGCGAGCTTAATCATGTTCGTACCAAACTTGTTATTGTTCGTATTCTTACAGAGTAAAGTCATGAATACCATGGCGCATTCGGGTATCAAATAA
- a CDS encoding extracellular solute-binding protein, with translation MIKRLKKMKWVRFLSEYYQKVKAFFIAFGFKKTLSSLIALVLVIYVVASFFRVASNDVFFDARALTRAYEDSATLSLSEQTYSTVKKGYLSHNYTESTLEKTFDPIDMTGALVSALDPRYQDAINDYADYRNGANDTVSAYRSLSDQVTFNVGAIPSGLYYIAVDYYELSESVQATQVGLRVNQVYPFYEARTLILESEWVFDSTEFELDRYQNEIQPGSSKQLAWKTMILRDLKGMHAGYFQFYLQANDEITLEHVSGEYLIGQVHFVQVDETPSYEAYLNQYPNATVMNQLVQVSAKDLASRNDASIRLRAERDPSSLHYDTQFLKMNTIFGDSWQNGGQAVTYEIEVETAGFYHISFKYRQYMIKDMPVFRKIYVNGEVPFDLLESYAFPYTTSFMHRTLTDENNDALKIYLEAGTNTITLEAVLYPYRNTIESIKYIMSEIQDLALRIKKYTSGGTDRYRDWDIETYFPNAEGDLRFWALELDQIYEDLLVLTDTKAPSEILNLKVAATRLRSIAGNVNKLPGRMVQFSDGDSSVNQMLGDLMQRLMRANLELERTMVHGDKALPKPYANVFVSSWEGLKRLVLSFVNNPYSTQRRGDNELVVWVNHPRQYIEIMQMMIDQSYDGDMKVTLSQMPDQNKLILANVAGTSPDVAIGVDHWIPYEFAIRDASLDLRQFEGYADLVTNFTKGAMIPYVFEDGVFGIPETQNFWVTYYRTDILNSIGVTEIPQTWDEIIEILPLLQSYGMNYFVPLAQYEGLKPFVATLPFIYQFGGDLYAPNGMSTAINSDQTLQGIQLMSNLYTLYNLPQRVASFYNQFRYGTLPIGISDLSSYILLSTAASELDGLWSMDLHPGVYNELTDEIVRYSAVGAQASMILSSTKNKEESWDFLSWWMSTEVQSDFAFNLQTTYGRQYFWNSANVNAFMNSSMPEQFKNVVLEQWTYGIEASRIPGAYMVERELSNAWSKVVYNGTNVRLALDDAVRISNREILYKMAEFGYVENGVIIKNYTVPSIYNIDLWLTEVNNA, from the coding sequence ATGATTAAACGCCTGAAAAAAATGAAATGGGTGCGCTTTTTAAGTGAATACTACCAAAAAGTCAAAGCGTTTTTTATTGCTTTTGGCTTCAAAAAGACATTGTCGTCTTTAATAGCTTTGGTATTGGTCATTTATGTGGTTGCATCTTTTTTTAGAGTAGCATCAAACGATGTTTTTTTCGATGCGCGCGCACTCACACGTGCTTATGAGGACAGCGCGACACTCAGTTTGAGTGAACAAACGTATTCCACGGTTAAAAAAGGATATTTATCCCATAATTACACCGAGAGTACCCTCGAGAAAACGTTTGACCCAATAGATATGACAGGCGCGTTGGTATCGGCACTAGACCCGAGATACCAAGACGCCATCAATGATTATGCGGATTATCGAAACGGGGCCAATGATACCGTTTCTGCATATCGTAGTCTAAGCGACCAAGTCACCTTTAACGTCGGCGCAATTCCAAGCGGCTTGTATTATATCGCTGTGGACTATTATGAATTATCGGAAAGTGTTCAAGCGACACAGGTTGGACTTAGAGTCAATCAAGTATATCCATTCTATGAAGCACGTACCCTCATTTTAGAAAGTGAATGGGTATTCGATAGTACTGAATTTGAATTAGACCGTTATCAGAATGAAATCCAACCCGGTTCAAGCAAACAACTGGCTTGGAAAACCATGATTTTGCGAGATCTTAAGGGCATGCATGCCGGATATTTTCAATTTTATTTACAAGCCAATGATGAAATCACTTTAGAACATGTATCTGGTGAATACCTCATTGGACAGGTTCATTTCGTTCAAGTGGATGAAACCCCTTCTTATGAAGCGTATTTGAATCAATACCCTAACGCAACCGTGATGAATCAGTTGGTTCAAGTATCGGCTAAAGATTTGGCATCCCGTAATGACGCATCGATTCGTCTAAGAGCAGAACGTGACCCATCATCATTACATTACGACACACAATTTTTGAAGATGAACACCATTTTTGGTGACTCATGGCAAAATGGTGGTCAAGCTGTCACTTATGAAATTGAAGTGGAAACTGCTGGTTTCTATCACATTTCATTCAAATACCGCCAATATATGATTAAGGATATGCCTGTGTTCAGAAAGATTTATGTGAATGGTGAAGTCCCATTCGATCTACTTGAAAGCTATGCATTCCCATATACCACGTCATTCATGCATCGTACATTGACCGATGAAAACAACGACGCATTGAAGATTTATTTGGAAGCAGGTACCAATACCATCACATTAGAAGCGGTATTGTATCCATATCGAAACACCATTGAATCTATTAAATACATTATGTCAGAAATACAAGATTTGGCATTACGTATTAAGAAATATACCTCTGGTGGCACTGACCGCTATCGTGACTGGGATATCGAAACTTATTTTCCAAACGCGGAAGGCGATTTACGCTTCTGGGCATTGGAATTAGATCAAATCTATGAAGATTTATTGGTCTTAACCGATACCAAAGCCCCGTCTGAAATACTTAACTTAAAGGTAGCAGCTACGCGTTTGCGCAGCATCGCTGGTAATGTTAATAAACTGCCTGGTCGTATGGTTCAATTCTCCGATGGTGACTCCTCCGTTAACCAAATGCTTGGAGATTTGATGCAACGACTCATGCGTGCTAACCTTGAATTAGAAAGAACCATGGTTCATGGTGATAAAGCCTTGCCTAAACCGTATGCAAACGTCTTTGTGAGCTCATGGGAAGGCTTAAAACGTTTGGTATTATCCTTCGTGAATAACCCATATTCCACCCAAAGAAGAGGTGACAATGAATTGGTTGTTTGGGTCAATCACCCACGCCAATACATTGAAATCATGCAAATGATGATTGACCAATCGTATGATGGCGATATGAAAGTGACCCTTTCACAAATGCCAGACCAAAATAAACTCATTCTCGCCAATGTGGCTGGTACTTCACCGGACGTGGCGATTGGGGTTGACCACTGGATTCCATACGAATTTGCCATTCGTGACGCATCCCTGGATTTACGACAATTCGAAGGTTATGCCGATTTGGTCACCAATTTTACCAAAGGTGCGATGATCCCTTATGTATTTGAAGATGGCGTTTTTGGTATCCCTGAAACCCAAAACTTCTGGGTAACTTACTATCGTACCGACATTTTAAACTCGATTGGCGTCACTGAAATCCCACAAACTTGGGATGAAATCATTGAAATATTACCTTTATTACAAAGTTACGGAATGAATTACTTCGTTCCACTTGCCCAATACGAAGGGTTAAAACCGTTTGTTGCAACCCTACCATTCATCTATCAATTTGGTGGTGACCTATACGCACCGAATGGTATGTCTACCGCGATCAATAGCGATCAAACCCTCCAAGGGATCCAATTGATGAGTAATTTATACACCTTGTATAATTTACCTCAACGTGTAGCGTCGTTCTATAATCAATTTAGATATGGTACCTTGCCAATTGGTATTTCCGATTTATCCAGCTATATTTTACTATCCACCGCCGCATCTGAACTCGATGGTTTATGGTCCATGGACTTACACCCAGGGGTTTATAATGAACTCACAGATGAAATCGTTCGATACTCTGCCGTCGGTGCGCAAGCGTCGATGATTCTATCTTCCACAAAGAACAAAGAAGAATCATGGGATTTCCTGAGCTGGTGGATGTCTACTGAAGTTCAAAGTGACTTCGCATTCAATTTACAAACCACTTATGGACGTCAATATTTCTGGAATTCTGCCAACGTGAATGCATTTATGAATTCATCGATGCCAGAACAATTCAAGAATGTCGTTCTTGAACAATGGACTTATGGTATTGAAGCATCTCGTATCCCGGGTGCTTACATGGTTGAACGTGAGCTCTCCAATGCTTGGAGTAAGGTCGTTTACAATGGTACCAATGTTCGATTAGCGCTAGATGACGCAGTGAGAATCTCTAACCGTGAAATCCTCTATAAGATGGCTGAATTTGGTTATGTTGAAAATGGAGTCATCATTAAGAATTACACAGTGCCTTCGATTTATAACATCGATTTGTGGCTAACGGAGGTAAACAATGCTTAA